The following DNA comes from Chryseobacterium gallinarum.
ATTTCCAGATCTTCTACTGTCATTTCATTTTTTTCTACCAAAAATGAAACGGCACTTTTATAAGATCCTTTAAAATAATTTTTTACAAGGCTTTTCATTGTTTTTCCTGAATACTGTTCTTTTGAAACCAGTGGAAAATACTCATGCTGCCTTCCGTAAACACGATAGTCTACGAATTCTTTATCCTTCAATACTTTTAAAATAGTAGAAACAGTATTGGTATGAGGTTTCGGTTCCGGAAAAAGATCTAAAATATCTTTAAGGAACCCTTTTTCCAATTTCCATAAATACTGCATTACCTGCTCTTCTGCCTTTGTTAAAGTCTGAATTTTCATATCCTGTTCATTTTATCATTATTGTGATATAAAACCAATATATTTTCATATCACTAAGAAATTAGTTATACAAATGTAGAAATAAATCTGATTCAAACAACTATTTTTTTAGTGATAACAACTTAATAATATATAAATTACTGAAAATCAAATACATAAATTTAAATACAATATATTAAATTTTCAACATACTTATTCTTATGCCTATATAATCAATAGAAAAATAAAAGTTTCAAATGAAATTTCTTAAAACTTGTTAATTTTTATTAAACAAAAATTAAAATGAATTTGTTTTAACCGGGAAATTATATTTATTTTAGTGCTTTAAAAATTTCTCATGAAAAGATATAATTTATTGATTGTACTATTACTGCTTATTTTTAATGTTACTACAGCACAAAAGAAGAATTCTCCGGCTGCTGATCTCAGCATATTAAAGCAAACAAAATCAAAAATTGAAGCGACTGTTCCGTTGGTGATTCAACACCTTCAGACTATTGCCACTAAAGAAGGAGACAATAACATTGTCATTAATGGCAAGATTGCCGTAGGTAAACAATATGGCATCCTGGAATCTGAATGGTATTTATACAGGAATAATATGAAAAACTGCATTCTCAATAATTCTTCCAAAAAAGCAAAAAAATGTATGGAATATCACACCCAGTATCTGAGAAATACATTTATTAATTACAGCAACTATATTACCAACCTTACGAGAAAGAACGGATATCTTGGAGTGGAAGGTGATACTAAGTTTGATTTCAAACCGGCAGAAATTGCAACAAAACTCAGCGAAGCTTATTTTAATGCCAATGATGCTGCAGGAAGAATGAAAGCCGATCAGAAAAGGGAATTCCTGGGACAGACTATGTCTGATGACAATAAACTGGCTCCTTATGCTCAACTGGCACCATAATATAAATATCGTATATACTATAGAACAAAAAGAGAACGGCATATAATTGCCGTTCTCTTTTTGTTTGCTGCCAGCAAAAATATCTCCGCCAAAAAGCAGTTTTGTGGTACTAATCATAAAACTTGTTGAAAAAGTAGAAAATGAGGCGGAGATTATTTTGCATCTGCTCTATAAGGTCAACTGTCCTACCCTGATCTATAAGAGCCTCACAAAAATAAGGCTATGTCTTTTACTTCTGAAAAAATCCCTGTAGAAATAAATTTCAGAAATTGTAGAAGTAATACTACCTGACAGAGAAAAACTTAGATGGAAAGGCATACAATTGAATTAATTATTGCCCTTTATTTAACTTACAATTCCTAAATACCACACGTTTTGGATTTTATACCTGGTCAGGACATCGGATCTTTGTCATACATTAAAAAAAAAATGACAGACATAATCCCAAAAATCGAAAATGTTGATTGGACAGCAATCACCGAAGAAATGCATCAAAACGGGTACGCCCTCATTTCAGGTATGGTACCGGATGACGAATGTGAACTTTTAAAATCCGGTTATGATCATTCTGCTTTATACCGTAAAACAGTTGTAATGGCCCGGCATCGTTTTGGCCTGGGTGAATACAAATATTTTAATTACCCTCTTCCTGCATTAATAAATACCTTAAGAAACCGGTTTTATCCTTATCTCGCTCCTATTGCCAATTCATGGTTTAATGCGTTACATATTGACACTCATTTTCCACAGGAACATGATGAGTTCTTAAAGCAATGTCATCATAATGGCCAGCTAAAAGCGACTCCGCTAATCCTGAAATATGAAGAAGGAGGCTTTAATACCTTGCACCAGGATTTATATGGTGAGGTATATTTTCCTATTCAGATGGTATTGATGCTGAGTGAGCCTGAAAAGGATTTCACAGGAGGAGAATTTGTTCTTACCCAACAGGTTCCCAGAGCCCAATCAAAAGCTATTGTCCTACAGCCACGCAAAGGTGATATTCTTATCTTTACCACTCATTTTAAGCCTGAAAAAGGGACAAAAGGATATTACAGGGTCAATATGAAGCATGGAGTAAGTAAAGTTAGAAAAGGAACCCGTTATGCTTTGGGCATCATTTTTCATGATGCAGCAAGCTAGAACTTCCTGGTTTTTTATTTCACTTAGCAATAAAGATATGATATACCATACCCAGCTTTCAGACTCGTTACTCAGAAATATGATCCGACGCAAGGAAATCCGTTTGGGTGGAAACAAAAAATTAAAAATTTACGGAACCTTGAGATGTACTTCAGGTAAAAGGATGAAAAAGGAAAACCGCGTTTTCTTTCTGAATGAACAGCAGGCTTTACAGCATCACTACCGTCCTTGTGCGCACTGTATGAGAGAGGAGTATAAAAAAATGGAAAAACGGATCAGGAGCAAAAGTTGGGGACATAATAAATTGGGTCTGAATATAAAAAATTCTGTTCATTATCCTGGCTTTTTAAGAGCAAGCATTCCTTAATAAATTCTTTCATTTTTTTATTTGTAAAAATATTAAGCAATAAACATCTATCAATACGAAATTCCGTAAGGTAAGCAACGTAATGTACTGTAATTTTACTTCATGGATGAATTGGAAAAGTTAATTATTAAATACCTTTCTGAAGGTTTAAGTCAGCAAGATATATCGGAACTATTAATTTTTAAAAATTACATTATGAAAAAATTAAAAAAACTTTCGCGAAATGATTTAAAAGAAGTACAAGGTGGTATAATTAAGGATTCATATGGTGACATGTGTACTATGGGGCCAAATGACAGCTGTGCACAATACGGTGTAGAGTACGGTCTTTATATGGGGACACTACAACGCCGTAGGTAACTGGAATGCATTAAGATGTATGTAATCATTTCATAATTTAAAAAACAAGCTCCCTCTCGCTGAGGGAGTTTTTATTTTATATTTGTAATAGTTCAAAATATTATTGCTATGGTAAAAAAATATAGTGCCCTAATCTTTCTTATAGTATTTATTATTACTTCGGCACAAAATTTAACGATAGCTTACGAACTTACATATAAGCCCTCTACTAGTAGAAAAGATTCGAGTAGGTCTAAATTATATTTTTTAGATATTATAAACAATGAATCTATTTTTAGAGATGCAATGAGAAGACAGTCTGATTCTTTAATTTTTTATGGCAATGGCTATGGATTGGGATACCCTAATAATATAAATGACCAACTTTATTTAAAAAAGGATTTAAAAACAAATACCCTTCTTAAGTATATGGTTCTGCCATTAAGTAGAGATGTTTTCTATGTTGGTGTAAACGAAGCCCTGACTTGGAAGCTTTTTCCTGAAACTAAAATTATTGATGAAATAAAATGTCAGAAAGCAGAAGTTAATTACGGTGGAAGGAGTTGGACCGCATGGTTCTCCGAAAATATCAAGCCTTCAGAAGGACCATATGTTTTTAATGGCCTTCCTGGGCTTGTAGTCGAAATTTATGATAGTAATAATGATTATTTATTTAAATTAGTTAAAATTAGAAAATCTAATCACAAGAATTTGTTTTCAATGAAAGGCGGAAAAAAAGTAAGTTGGGAAGAATTGACAAAACTTCAACAAGATTATTACAAAGACCCTTTTTCATTTACAAAAACACAAAGTATTAAAGTAATGACAGATGATGGAAGTGGAGGACTCAAAAAGGTAAATCTTCGGGAAAGTACACTTTCAATCCAAAGCGATCTTAAAGAATACAATAATGTCATTGAATTAAATAAAAAAATAGATTATAAGTAAGACACCTAAGTGTTATCAAAGGATTCCTCTAAATACACTAAAAACTGACTAATCCTGCGAAAAACCGGTAATAAAAAAATTAGTCGCAACAGTTGAAAATTAAGCAGAACTGAGTTTTGGACTAGGTTTGTATAAAATAAAAAGAGAAGCAATATTGTATTGCTTCTCTGGTTTAGTAGCGGGAACCGGACTCGAACCGATGACCTTCGGGTTATGAGCCCGACGAGCTACCTACTGCTCCATCCCGCGGTGTATTTTTAGAGCGTTTACCGACAACGCTTGCTTAGTAGCGGGAACCGGACTCGAACCGATGACCTTCGGGTTATGAGCCCGACGAGCTACCTACTGCTCCATCCCGCGGTGTATTTTTAGAGTGTTTACCGACAACACTTGCTTAGTAGCGGGAACCGGACTCGAACCGATGACCTTCGGGTTATGAGCCCGACGAGCTACCTACTGCTCCATCCCGCGGTATATTTTCAGAATGTTACCACAAACATTCATTTAGTAGCGGGGACACGACTCGAACGTGCGACCTTCGGGTTATGAGCCCGACGAGCTACCTACTGCTCCACCCCGCGGTGTATTTTTAGAGCGTTTACCGACAACGCTTGCTTAGTAGCGGGAACCGGACTCGAACCGATGACCTTCGGGTTATGAGCCCGACGAGCTACCTACTGCTCCATCCCGCGATATTGGACTGCAAATGTACGATTTTTTATTTAAAATCCTAATTTTTCTTTTAAATAAAGGTGTTTTATAAAAACTATTTTATTATTTGTATCTTTGTTCTATGGCAAAAATATTGAAAATTTATCCGGAAAACCCTCAGGAAAATCTTGTGAACGAGGTGATTAAAACATTGAATAATGGAGGCTTGATTATTTATCCATCAGATACAATATATGCCTTGGGTTGTAATATTTTTGATATCAAAGCCATGGAGAAACTGGCTCAGCTGAAGAAAATCAGGCTGGATAAGGCAAAATTTTCGATAATCTGTAATGACCTCAGCCATCTTTCCGACTTTACAAGGCCTATTGAAACTTCCGTATTCAGGTTTCTGAAGAGCCATCTTCCCGGTCCTTTTACTTTTATTCTGGAAGCTAATAAAAGCCTGCCTTTAGCTTATAAAGGTCATAAAACCATCGGTATCCGTGTTCCGGACCACTCCATTCCACAACTTATCGTTGAAAAACTGGGGCATCCTATTGCTTCCACTTCCATCAGAGATGATGATGAAATTATTGAATATTCCACAGATCCTGAACTGATCGCGGAAAAATACGATCATCTTGTAGATATCGTCATTGATTCCGGATATGGAGACAATGTAGCTTCAACTATTGTGGACCTTACTTCCGGGGAACCTGAGATTATCCGTCAGGGAAAAGGAATTATTTAAAATTCAAGGTTTAGCAGACGGATGGCGATAGGACTTCATGGGAAATATTCTATAGGTGTTTTACTTACATTTATACTGTTAGCAGCAGCAATGCTGTATGTCTTTCCTGTTATTTCTATGATTACGGGAGTAAAGGGGATTACAGCATTCAGTTTTTCTCTCAGCAGAATAGTACTCTGGGCCATTTTACTGATGCTGTTTCTGTACAGTCATTTTGTGGAAAAAGGCTCTTTTTTGTTAAAAGGAGAAAAAAAATATTCCCTGGCATTCCGGGTAAAAGCAATGATCAGCCTTTACTTGATCTGTGCTATCGGCGGAGCATTTCTGAATGTGGTTCTGCAGCTTCTGGTACAGGAGAAGATGAGCGAAAAACTTTTTGATCTCACTTCAATTTTTAGACATAATTATTTTTTAATTATTTTTACATGCTTTACGGCGGGTGCTGTAGAGGAATTCCTGATGCGGGGGTACGTACAGCCCCGGATTGAGAAGATTTATAACAGTCCTGTTTTAGGAATTTTTATTTCAGCCCTTTTGTTTGGCCTCCTGCACAGTACTTACGGAACAATAAGCCAGGTGATCATCCCTTTCTTTATTGGAGTCGTTTTTGCTGTTTTTTATAAAAAATATTCAAATATCACTATTCTGATCAGCTGTCATTTTATGATAGACTTTGTGTCTCTGATGATTATGAATAGTTTTGATAGTAAGCACTTATCTGTATTTTAAACATTATGAAAATTATAACATCCCCTGCCAAATTAATGAATGTAGAAAACTCAACAGATTTTCTGAGATCTACCACACCAAAATTTATTGAGGAGGCAGCATTTATACAATCTTATTTAAAAGAAAAATCGCCCAAATATCTTTCCGAATTGATGGAGATATCTTCTAAACTGGCTGATGAAAACTGGGAAAGAAACCAAAAATGGAAATCCAGACCCACTGCAAAAGAGTCTGCACCTGCTTTATTTGCCTTTACAGGAGAAGTATACCGGGGATTGGACGCCAAAACTCTTGATAAAGATGCTGTAGATTACCTGCAAAAGAATCACCGGATGCTTTCCGGATTATATGGATTACTGAAACCTTCTGATAAAGTTATGTTGTACAGGCTGGAAATGGGACGCCCTTTCCAATTTGACCAGTATAAAAACCTGTATGAATTCTGGAGAGAAAAAATAACCGGACAGCTGAATACTGAGATGAAAAAAGGGGAAATTCTCCTGCATCTGGCCAGTAATGAGTACGGAAAGGTTATTGACAGGAAAAAGCTAAATCATAAGGTTATTGATTTTGATTTTTATGAATTAAAAGACGGAAAATTAAAGACTATCGTAGTGTATACCAAACATGCAAGAGGTCTTGTCGTAAGATTTTGCGCAGAAACTCAGGCCCAAACCCTGGATGATGTGAAAGCTTTTAATTATGAAGGTTATAGAATAGATGAAGAGAAATCTACAGATACGAAACTGGTTTTTACAAGATAAATGACAATTTCAGCATTTAAAAAACACTTCAGTTCCTCCCTTTCGGATCTTTATACAGCATCGGAAAGTGCTTTTTTATCTTCACTTTTCATCCATAAGATTACAGGATTTGACCATTTTCAGCAACGGAGGTTTTCTGACCAGCAGTTGCTGACAGATGATGAGAAACAACTGAATGATATGATTTCCGTTCTGAGAACGGGAAAACCCTACCAACAGCTTTTAGGAGAAACCGAATTTTACGGAATGAAATTTTTTGTAGATGATAACGTACTGATCCCCCGCCCCGAAACTGAGGAACTACTGGAAATGGCAATCCGGGAAATACAATGTTCGGAATTAGAAATCCCGGGATTAAAAATCCTGGATATCGGAACAGGGAGCGGTGTGATTCCGCTGGTTTTAAAAAAACATTTTCCAGACGCTGAGATTTCATCGATTGATTTTTCAGAAAAAGCACTGGAAACCGCAAAACGGAATGCTGATTTTCATCAGCTGAATATTGAATTCATTCATGCGGATTATCTTACTTTTAAACTGGAGGAACATTATGATATCATTATTTCCAATCCTCCTTATATAGGCAGAGAAGAAGAAACTGAAATAGCAGACTCCGTAAAAGAGTTTGAACCTAAAATAGCCCTTTTTTCCCCTACTTCCGATGCATTGGTTTTCTACAGGAAAATTGCAGAAGATGCCAGGAAGCACTTGAAAGATCATGGGCTTTTGTTTTTAGAAATCAATCAGAAACTGGGTATTGAAACACTTGAGTTGTACAAAGACCTGTCAAAAGCTGAATTATTAAAAGATTTATCCGACAATGACAGGTTCATTTATGGAATCAAATAACCAATCAATAAAAGTATGATCATCAAATCACATACGGTAAATGGTGTTAAAATTGCCGAAGTAATTTCTGACAAAATAGTTATTGAATCAGTACAGGACGGTCTGGATCTGATGGGTGATATTTATTATCAGGGGTTTGATAAAGTTATTGTATATGAAAAAAACATCACTCCCGATTTTTTCGATCTGAAAACAAAACTGGCAGGCGAAATTTTGCAAAAATTTTCCAACTACCGTATCGGGCTAGCTATTGTGGGTGACTTCAGCAAACATGAAAGTAAGAGTTTACAGGATTTTATTTTTGAAAGCAATAAGACCCGGCATGTCAACTTTGTTACCATGCTTGAAGAAGCGCTTGAAAATTTTTCGAAATAGCGACAAATAATCCTGTTGCTTAATCAAAGACCTTTATCCTTTATCCTTTATCCTTTATCCTTTATCCTTTATTCTTTATTCTTTATTCTTAAAATATTCAATAGCTTCTTCTATCGCTTGATCTACCGGCCTGTAATGAAGTCCGAGCTCTTCCATGGATTTCTGATTAGAATAATAATTCCGGATCCGAAGGGCTTTCATATTCGGAGTGCTTACATTCGTCTTCACATTCAGCTTTCGCAAAACGTCTCCTATCCGTCCCAAAACAGATAATACGGTATCCGGTATAGGAATCATAACGGGATGCTGGCCTGTTATTTTATTTACTTTTCTGAAAAAGTTTCTATAGCTCAGATTTTCATTGGCCAACAGATATTTTTCACCATCTTTTCCCTTTTCTATTGCCCTGATGATTCCTTCTGCTGCATCTTCAGCGTGAACGAAATTTTTTCCACCCTTCGGATAAAAGATAAGCTTCTTTTTCCAGGCCCAGAATATAATTTTTCCTGAGCTTGGCTTGCTGTCGTACGCTCCGATCATAAAGGCAGGATTCAGAATAATGATATCTATGTTTTTCCGGTTTTGCAAAAGAAAATTTTCTGCCTCCAATTTACTCTGGGCATATAAAGATTTTGTAAAAGGATATTTCTGGGCAGCTTTTTCATTCCCGGGCTCATCTTCGCTTCCAAATCCCATTGTATTGGCTGAACTGACGAATAAAAATTTCTTTATCCCTTTGGCTTTGGCATGAACCAACAGATTCAAAGTGATATCATAATTCACCTTTCTGTATTCATCATATGTAAGTAGGTTTTGTCTTGTTTCTGCAGCAATGTGAATTATATAATCCACTCCTTCCAGACAGGGCGATACATCGGCTGACAAATCTCCTTTAATCAGCTTCAGATTCTCGTTCTTTTCACCCAGGTAGCTGCTTTCCTTGCGCACCAAAGCAATAACAGAATAACCATATTTTAATAATTTAATAACGACATTGGTTCCCAGAAGCCCGGTGACTCCCGTGACAAAAACTTTTTTCATGCTTCGATTTCTCTTTTAATAGCCTGGGTCATTAAAGGAAGTTTGATCCATATCGGTACTATCTTCATGACCAGCCAGCTTATTGGGTTGACCATAATTACGGAATCTTTTTTAAATAACTGACGTATACTGTAAGAGGCCACATTATCCGGATCTAAGAGGGTTAGCTTTCCTAAAAGTCCTTGTTTTTCTATCCGCTTGCAAACATCTGTATTGGTTTTCATAGCACCGGGATTCACAACACTTACAAATACATTCGTATCTTTCAGCTCTTCATGCAAACCTCTTGAAAAGGAATGGATAAAAGTTTTGGAAGCCGGATATACGGTTTTAAACCCGATAGGTGAAAAGGCTGCCATACTTGATACATTCAGAATATAGGCTTTGGGCTGTTTTAAAAGATTGGGAAGTAACTGGTGCGTCATTAATGAAGTTGCCATTACATTCACCTGTAAAATCGTATTAATATAATCAGGTGTAGCTTCCGTAAATTTTTTGGTTCCCCCCAACCCTGCATTATTGATCAGAATATGGATATCAAAAGACCTGTTGATCCACTCCGCCAGTTTCATTACATTTTCGTTCACAGAAAGATCTACCTCGTAATACCGCGCTTTGATCCCATAGGTCTCTTCCAGTTCTTCACAAAACGTTTTTAAATTCTGATGAGGAAGACTTACCAGAATAACATTAATCTTTTTCCTTGCCAGATTCTCAGCAAATGCTTTTCCTAATCCCTGACTTGCTCCTGTAACGACGGCATATGATTCTTTAGTATCCATAAGCAAAAATTATGATACAAAACTACCATAGAAATCATCTTTACATGTTCAGGATTATCTGAACGAACCTATTTTTAAATACAACAAACAAAACATATAAATGACTGATATTTAGTAAATTGTAAATAAAATAAAGTAAAACTTTATAAACCCGAACTCATTCTTTTGTATTCTGAAGGAGTCTTACCTGTCAATTTTTTAAAGGTAGTATTAAAAGATGTCTTGGAATTGAATCCGGATTCATATGCAATGCCCAGGATTGAATATTTATGATCTGAATCCTGCAATAGCTTTTTGGCATGCTCAATTCTGTATTCATTAACATACTGAAAGAAATTCTTACCGAAGCCGGTATTGATAACATAGGATAGATGATGAGTAGAGACCAGCAGTATTTCCGCCAGTTTAATAAGGTTCAGCTCACTGTCCAGATAAGGCTTTTGAGCATCCATCACCTTTTCAAGCTGCTTTTTAATTTTAACGAGTTCATCATCAGAAATCAGCTTTCGTTTTACTTCTTCCGTATCAGAATCAGCATCTATGGAGATCAGTTCCTGACGCTGTTTTTCTTCCAGGGGGTAAATTTCCTTCTGTTTCAGAGAGTAATAGGCTACCCAGTAAATCACCAGCAAAAAAACGGCATTGATAAAAAAGTTCAGCGATTTGGGATCATAAAACAGATTATATATCACATAGATGATATTTACAATAAGAAGGACGAGAATAATATATTCAAGCCAGTTCAGGTTAATTCCTTCCGTATTGGAAGAAAATTGCTGAATTTTTCGCTGGTGTCTTCTGATTGTCACATAGGAAAGTCCTGTATAAAACAATGCCTGAATCAGGATCAGGATTACACTCAGGTACTCAAATGGTGTTGTATAACCCCATTTTACCAATAAGAGGCAGATAAGGAACGCCGCAGGAAGCAATAGAAACCAGATGTCGGCCGCTTTGAATCTAAAGGAAGGGTTGGTATAAAACAATACACTGAAATAAAAAACAACAGGAGTAAAAAACTGGATCATCCGGATGGGAAACAGGGAATGAAATTCTACGGTTTCTCCTGTGATTAGAAACAAAACCTCATCCATCCAGAAGGTTGACCAGAGAAACAGAAAGATTCCGAACCAGAAATTGGCTTTTCTGTTTACCTTTAAAGGATTGGTAAGCTTGAGCAGAGACAACAAAACCAATGAACCATAGATAAGTATCACGATGAAACTGTTTAATTCTGATGTGTTCATTGGTTTCGGTATTTTATTAAATAATTCTTTTATCGTATTCGTTTCCTGACAAAAATCTGATAAGCCAGATAGATCAACGGAAGGGACATCGCACCTAAATAGAGGATATTACCCATAGCCTGCTGCGGATGGAGGGCGATAGAGTAAACAAGACCGAAAAAAGCTCCTCCAAGGTGTGCCGCATGGCCCAGATTATCCCATTGCTTAGGATTCAGCATCATGTATACGGAATACCCGAAATATAATGTTCCGAACAGCCATCCCGGCAGGAAGTTAACACTGATCTCATTCGGGGCCATGGCAATGGAAGCAAAAATGATTCCTGACACTGCTCCTGATGCTCCGATTGCCGAATACCAGGGCTGTTTTTTATAGATGATAAGACTGAAGAGATTTCCCAGGATCATAGAACCAAAATAAATGATCAGGAAGCCTATATTTCCAAAAAACATGGTAACAGCAGCCTGGAAAAAATACAATGAAAGCATATTGAAGAAAAGATGCATAAAGTCTGCGTGCAGAAATGCTGAGCTGATCAGCCTTATATATTCTTTCCGGTTTTCAATGGCGCCTACATTGAATTTATATTTCTCAAATAAAGCCACATCATTAAACCCTCTGTAGCTCAATATACAGGTTACGGCAATAATGATTAAAACAGGTATACTCATAATTTTGATTCTTAATTTTCAGACTCACCATCCTGAAACAGGTCTCCGATGATTCCTCCATCTTCATCTGTATCTCCGGTGGATTCCGGTTCTTCATAGACTTCAGGCTCCTCTTCTACAGGTTCAGGCGTGGTGATATTGATCGCTTTCACTTTAAATTTCGTGAACTGGTTCCCAATTGCTTTTATTCCTTTTACAGCAATGAACTCATCAATATTCACTGTTTCGGGTTCCCTCTCTTTTCCTTTGTCTTTTGCAAAAATAATTTCCGCCGTTGCGCCATTGGCCACTATAACGTTTTCAATAAAAGACTTAGGATGGTCAGAAGGCATGAAGGTCTGTACATTTACTGTATTCTCCAGTAAAAACCGTTTAATAAAGTAAATATCTTTCTCCCCGTCATAGTA
Coding sequences within:
- a CDS encoding BlaI/MecI/CopY family transcriptional regulator — translated: MKIQTLTKAEEQVMQYLWKLEKGFLKDILDLFPEPKPHTNTVSTILKVLKDKEFVDYRVYGRQHEYFPLVSKEQYSGKTMKSLVKNYFKGSYKSAVSFLVEKNEMTVEDLEMLLDELKKKN
- a CDS encoding 2OG-Fe(II) oxygenase, with protein sequence MTDIIPKIENVDWTAITEEMHQNGYALISGMVPDDECELLKSGYDHSALYRKTVVMARHRFGLGEYKYFNYPLPALINTLRNRFYPYLAPIANSWFNALHIDTHFPQEHDEFLKQCHHNGQLKATPLILKYEEGGFNTLHQDLYGEVYFPIQMVLMLSEPEKDFTGGEFVLTQQVPRAQSKAIVLQPRKGDILIFTTHFKPEKGTKGYYRVNMKHGVSKVRKGTRYALGIIFHDAAS
- a CDS encoding Ada metal-binding domain-containing protein — translated: MIYHTQLSDSLLRNMIRRKEIRLGGNKKLKIYGTLRCTSGKRMKKENRVFFLNEQQALQHHYRPCAHCMREEYKKMEKRIRSKSWGHNKLGLNIKNSVHYPGFLRASIP
- a CDS encoding bacteriocin-like protein, whose protein sequence is MDELEKLIIKYLSEGLSQQDISELLIFKNYIMKKLKKLSRNDLKEVQGGIIKDSYGDMCTMGPNDSCAQYGVEYGLYMGTLQRRR
- a CDS encoding GLPGLI family protein; protein product: MVKKYSALIFLIVFIITSAQNLTIAYELTYKPSTSRKDSSRSKLYFLDIINNESIFRDAMRRQSDSLIFYGNGYGLGYPNNINDQLYLKKDLKTNTLLKYMVLPLSRDVFYVGVNEALTWKLFPETKIIDEIKCQKAEVNYGGRSWTAWFSENIKPSEGPYVFNGLPGLVVEIYDSNNDYLFKLVKIRKSNHKNLFSMKGGKKVSWEELTKLQQDYYKDPFSFTKTQSIKVMTDDGSGGLKKVNLRESTLSIQSDLKEYNNVIELNKKIDYK
- a CDS encoding L-threonylcarbamoyladenylate synthase, translating into MAKILKIYPENPQENLVNEVIKTLNNGGLIIYPSDTIYALGCNIFDIKAMEKLAQLKKIRLDKAKFSIICNDLSHLSDFTRPIETSVFRFLKSHLPGPFTFILEANKSLPLAYKGHKTIGIRVPDHSIPQLIVEKLGHPIASTSIRDDDEIIEYSTDPELIAEKYDHLVDIVIDSGYGDNVASTIVDLTSGEPEIIRQGKGII
- a CDS encoding CPBP family intramembrane glutamic endopeptidase, with translation MAIGLHGKYSIGVLLTFILLAAAMLYVFPVISMITGVKGITAFSFSLSRIVLWAILLMLFLYSHFVEKGSFLLKGEKKYSLAFRVKAMISLYLICAIGGAFLNVVLQLLVQEKMSEKLFDLTSIFRHNYFLIIFTCFTAGAVEEFLMRGYVQPRIEKIYNSPVLGIFISALLFGLLHSTYGTISQVIIPFFIGVVFAVFYKKYSNITILISCHFMIDFVSLMIMNSFDSKHLSVF
- the yaaA gene encoding peroxide stress protein YaaA, which encodes MKIITSPAKLMNVENSTDFLRSTTPKFIEEAAFIQSYLKEKSPKYLSELMEISSKLADENWERNQKWKSRPTAKESAPALFAFTGEVYRGLDAKTLDKDAVDYLQKNHRMLSGLYGLLKPSDKVMLYRLEMGRPFQFDQYKNLYEFWREKITGQLNTEMKKGEILLHLASNEYGKVIDRKKLNHKVIDFDFYELKDGKLKTIVVYTKHARGLVVRFCAETQAQTLDDVKAFNYEGYRIDEEKSTDTKLVFTR
- the prmC gene encoding peptide chain release factor N(5)-glutamine methyltransferase codes for the protein MTISAFKKHFSSSLSDLYTASESAFLSSLFIHKITGFDHFQQRRFSDQQLLTDDEKQLNDMISVLRTGKPYQQLLGETEFYGMKFFVDDNVLIPRPETEELLEMAIREIQCSELEIPGLKILDIGTGSGVIPLVLKKHFPDAEISSIDFSEKALETAKRNADFHQLNIEFIHADYLTFKLEEHYDIIISNPPYIGREEETEIADSVKEFEPKIALFSPTSDALVFYRKIAEDARKHLKDHGLLFLEINQKLGIETLELYKDLSKAELLKDLSDNDRFIYGIK
- a CDS encoding DUF4180 domain-containing protein — translated: MIIKSHTVNGVKIAEVISDKIVIESVQDGLDLMGDIYYQGFDKVIVYEKNITPDFFDLKTKLAGEILQKFSNYRIGLAIVGDFSKHESKSLQDFIFESNKTRHVNFVTMLEEALENFSK
- a CDS encoding NAD-dependent epimerase/dehydratase family protein produces the protein MKKVFVTGVTGLLGTNVVIKLLKYGYSVIALVRKESSYLGEKNENLKLIKGDLSADVSPCLEGVDYIIHIAAETRQNLLTYDEYRKVNYDITLNLLVHAKAKGIKKFLFVSSANTMGFGSEDEPGNEKAAQKYPFTKSLYAQSKLEAENFLLQNRKNIDIIILNPAFMIGAYDSKPSSGKIIFWAWKKKLIFYPKGGKNFVHAEDAAEGIIRAIEKGKDGEKYLLANENLSYRNFFRKVNKITGQHPVMIPIPDTVLSVLGRIGDVLRKLNVKTNVSTPNMKALRIRNYYSNQKSMEELGLHYRPVDQAIEEAIEYFKNKE
- a CDS encoding SDR family NAD(P)-dependent oxidoreductase translates to MDTKESYAVVTGASQGLGKAFAENLARKKINVILVSLPHQNLKTFCEELEETYGIKARYYEVDLSVNENVMKLAEWINRSFDIHILINNAGLGGTKKFTEATPDYINTILQVNVMATSLMTHQLLPNLLKQPKAYILNVSSMAAFSPIGFKTVYPASKTFIHSFSRGLHEELKDTNVFVSVVNPGAMKTNTDVCKRIEKQGLLGKLTLLDPDNVASYSIRQLFKKDSVIMVNPISWLVMKIVPIWIKLPLMTQAIKREIEA